A region of Lycium barbarum isolate Lr01 chromosome 1, ASM1917538v2, whole genome shotgun sequence DNA encodes the following proteins:
- the LOC132642726 gene encoding TNF receptor-associated factor homolog 1a-like isoform X1: MASSASEEAGNGQQGCQSSEALAEWRYCEQVENGTPSTSPPYWDSGDDDDGVPKPSELYGKYTWKIDKFSQINKRELRSNAFEIGGYKWYILIYPQGCDVCNHLSLFLCVANHDKLLPGWSYFAQFTIAVVNKDPKKSKYSDTLHRFWKKEHDWGWKKFMELSKVVDGYIDADTLIIKAQIQVIRERVERPFHCLDCQYRRELVRVYLMNVEQICRRFVEERRAKLGKLLGDKARWSSFSVFWLGIDQNSRRHMSREKSDRILKMVVKNFFIEKEVTSTLVMDSLYTGLKALVGQTKGQTGKGKYLDAEEQTVPIVSMEKDMFVLVDDVLLLLERAVLEPLPPKDEKGPQNRTKDGTSGEDTNRDSIQRDERHLTELGRRTIEIFVLAHVFSKIEVAYQEAVALKRQEELIREEEAAWLSETEQKAKRASEKEKKSKKKQSKQKRNIQKAKDKERDEKPDVMEQDKTEIDGPIGEGNEYMTEVPEQVLGKPDVLEEISDNSDSIDSVIHPDLDDRDASPLNWDTDTSEVHSSVEAGCSGLISLPASQKGLAGRRSPSKMDDSSSTCSTDSSASVVLNGTHGGTSLRQKNQKLPNRGRNEGSRSTCNADDWASETLGQTLDVVSYEGKLSDTSVCCGVTGSECQATALSSCQQQATNKKVAVLQERKLIDDRERSSMLKPSVRSPPRSPPKSTLSAVQSKANLRNSFSDSPKLTDKSAPEIISAETSAPLKADPHKALELTALKKPLPQPASITTEKFPSKQVTTSATAERPISRQVPAQSRPLSAPLVTGPRPAAPVVSMVQATQLLPNSFSAAGRLGPDPSPVTHSYAPQSYRNTIMGGPVSGSPVGFTQPHSPSSAVDSPNSYSQAPSPTSGLMLPPQIEHISAGPSFSCGMVNQDASWNGQKWECSASYSRSVSEHPFMLNNIQEFDMLKIVNSRAHDQLSPDLPASTSGCQSQSVLADEFPHLDIINDLLDDEPGIGRASRPNSGWQSFSNGSHHLNRQFSYPGDISMATDRGLSTSSCRFERTRSYHEEFQHSYSGGLNDSVRNMIPQPNPRFVNGQIDQLVHDQWQLMGSDPSFLGMTNAHTDTSYLYHTPDYSNMACGVNGYRVFRPSNGL, from the exons ATGGCTTCAAGCGCAAGTGAGGAGGCAGGAAATGGGCAGCAGGGGTGCCAATCTAGTGAAGCATTGGCGGAATGGAGGTACTGTGAGCAGGTGGAAAATGGAACTCCATCAACATCACCTCCATATTGGGACAGTGGTGATGACGATGATGGTG TGCCTAAACCGTCTGAGCTATATGGAAAATATACCTGGAAGATTGATAAGTTTTCACAAATTAACAAGAGAGAACTTCGAAGTAATGCTTTTGAGATTGGCGGCTACAAATG GTACATTTTGATTTATCCTCAGGGATGTGATGTCTGCAATCATCTCTCTTTGTTTCTTTGTGTGGCTAATCATGACAAGCTTCTTCCAG GCTGGAGTTATTTTGCTCAATTTACTATAGCTGTGGTTAACAAAGATCCAAAGAAGTCCAAGTATTCAG ATACATTGCATCGCTTCTGGAAGAAAGAACATGATTGGGGGTGGAAAAAATTTATGGAGCTTTCCAAAGTTGTGGATGGATATATTGATGCTGATACCCTCATAATCAAAGCTCAAATTCAGGTTATCAG GGAGAGAGTAGAGCGTCCCTTCCATTGCCTTGATTGTCAATATCGGAGAGAGCTGGTTAGGGTGTATTTAATGAACGTTGAGCAAATTTGCCGCCGTTTTGTGGAAGAGCGCCGAGcaaagcttggaaaattattAGGGGATAAAGCTAGGTGGTCGAG TTTCAGTGTTTTTTGGCTAGGAATAGACCAAAATTCTAGACGCCACATGTCCAGGGAGAAATCAGATCGGATTTTGAAAATGGTGGTCAAGAACTTCTTCATAGAAAAAGAGGTTACATCTACTCTTGTGATGGACTCGTTGTACACTGGGCTTAAAGCTCTGGTAGGCCAGACTAAGGGACAGACAGGTAAAGGGAAATATTTAGATGCAGAGGAACAAACGGTTCCTATTGTTTCCATGGAGAAAGACATGTTTGTCTTGGTGGATGATGTCTTGCTTTTGCTTGAGAGGGCTGTTTTGGAGCCATTGCCTCCAAAGGATGAGAAAGGTCCTCAGAACCGTACAAAG GATGGCACTTCTGGAGAGGACACAAACAGAGATTCCATTCAGCGTGATGAGAGGCACTTAACTGAACTAGGTCGGCGAACTATTGAAATATTTGTCCTCGCACATGTTTTCAG TAAAATAGAGGTTGCATATCAGGAAGCTGTTGCATTAAAGAGGCAAGAGGAACTCATCCGTGAAGAGGAGGCTGCTTGGTTGTCTGAAACTGAGCAGAAAGCTAAACGAGCATCTGAGAAGGAAAAGAAGTCAAAGAAAAAGCAG TCTAAACAGAAACGGAATATCCAGAAAGCAAAGGATAAGGAGAGGGACGAAAAACCTGATGTTATGGAGCAAGATAAAACTGAAATAGATGGTCCCATTGGTGAAGGAAATGAGTACATGACCGAGGTGCCAGAACAAGTACTTGGAAAACCAGATGTACTGGAAGAGATTTCTGATAATTCTGATTCTATAGACTCTGTAATTCATCCTGATTTGGATGACAGAGATGCCAGTCCTCTCAACTGGGATACTGACACCTCAGAAGTGCATTCATCCGTGGAAGCTGGTTGCAGCGGATTAATTAGCCTTCCAGCTTCGCAGAAAGGGCTAGCAGGAAGGAGAAGTCCTTCCAAAATGGATGATAGTTCATCAACGTGTTCCACCGACTCAAGTGCCTCAGTAGTTTTGAATGGAACCCACGGAGGGACTTCTTTGAGGCAGAAAAACCAGAAATTACCTAACAG AGGGAGGAATGAAGGAAGCAGGTCAACTTGTAACGCAGATGATTGGGCTAGTGAAACACTTGGTCAGACATTGGATGTTGTTTCATATGAAGGAAAGCTAAGTGATACATCTGTATGCTGTGGGGTAACAGGATCTGAGTGTCAGGCTACTGCACTTTCTTCATGCCAGCAGCAAGCAACTAACAAG AAAGTAGCAGTTTTGCAGGAGCGAAAGCTAATTGATGATAGAGAGAGATCTTCCATGTTGAAGCCAAGTGTCAGGTCTCCTCCTAGAAGCCCTCCAAAAAGTACATTGTCTGCTGTTCAGTCAAAGGCAAATTTGAGAAATTCATTTTCAGATAGTCCTAAGCTGACTGATAAATCAGCTCCGGAGATTATCTCAGCTGAAACTTCTGCGCCGTTGAAAGCTGATCCTCATAAAGCCTTAGAGCTAACAGCCTTGAAGAAGCCCTTGCCACAGCCTGCTTCAATTACAACTGAGAAATTCCCATCTAAACAAGTTACTACTTCTGCGACAGCTGAAAGGCCCATCTCTAGACAAGTGCCTGCCCAATCGAGGCCATTGAGTGCTCCTTTAGTTACTGGACCTAGGCCTGCTGCCCCTGTTGTTTCCATGGTTCAGGCAACACAATTACTGCCTAATTCATTTAGTGCAGCTGGTCGATTGGGTCCCGATCCATCACCAGTAACACACAGTTATGCTCCTCAGTCCTATAGAAACACAATTATGGGCGGTCCTGTTTCTGGAAGTCCGGTCGGTTTTACTCAGCCTCATTCTCCAAGTTCAGCCGTTGACTCACCAAATTCATACTCTCAAGCACCTTCACCGACTTCTGGCCTAATGTTGCCGCCACAAATAGAACATATTTCTGCTGGACCTAGCTTTTCTTGCGGAATGGTGAATCAGGATGCCTCGTGGAATGGACAGAAATGGGAGTGTTCTGCAAGTTATAGTAGGTCAGTATCAGAACATCCTTTTATGTTAAACAACATCCAGGAATTTGATATGTTAAAGATTGTAAACAGCAGGGCCCATGATCAACTTTCGCCTGATCTTCCAGCCAGCACTTCTGGCTGTCAGTCCCAGAGTGTATTGGCAGATGAATTTCCACATCTTGATATAATCAATGACTTGCTGGACGATGAGCCTGGAATTGGAAGGGCTTCCAGACCAAACTCAGGCTGGCAAAGTTTTAGCAATGGGTCACACCATCTAAATCGGCAGTTCAGTTATCCGGGTGATATTAGCATGGCAACTGATCGAGGTCTCTCAACAAGTTCTTGTAGGTTTGAGCGAACAAGAAGTTATCATGAGGAGTTCCAGCATAGCTATTCTGGAGGCCTTAATGATAGTGTTAGGAATATGATTCCGCAGCCTAATCCACGGTTTGTAAATGGGCAGATTGATCAGTTAGTTCATGACCAGTGGCAATTAATGGGTTCCGATCCATCTTTTCTTGGAATGACAAATGCTCATACTGATACTAGTTACCTGTATCACACCCCTGATTATTCAAACATGGCGTGTGGTGTAAATGGGTATAGAGTATTTAGGCCTTCAAACGGGCTCTGA
- the LOC132642726 gene encoding TNF receptor-associated factor homolog 1b-like isoform X5, with the protein MELSKVVDGYIDADTLIIKAQIQVIRERVERPFHCLDCQYRRELVRVYLMNVEQICRRFVEERRAKLGKLLGDKARWSSFSVFWLGIDQNSRRHMSREKSDRILKMVVKNFFIEKEVTSTLVMDSLYTGLKALVGQTKGQTGKGKYLDAEEQTVPIVSMEKDMFVLVDDVLLLLERAVLEPLPPKDEKGPQNRTKDGTSGEDTNRDSIQRDERHLTELGRRTIEIFVLAHVFSKIEVAYQEAVALKRQEELIREEEAAWLSETEQKAKRASEKEKKSKKKQSKQKRNIQKAKDKERDEKPDVMEQDKTEIDGPIGEGNEYMTEVPEQVLGKPDVLEEISDNSDSIDSVIHPDLDDRDASPLNWDTDTSEVHSSVEAGCSGLISLPASQKGLAGRRSPSKMDDSSSTCSTDSSASVVLNGTHGGTSLRQKNQKLPNRGRNEGSRSTCNADDWASETLGQTLDVVSYEGKLSDTSVCCGVTGSECQATALSSCQQQATNKKVAVLQERKLIDDRERSSMLKPSVRSPPRSPPKSTLSAVQSKANLRNSFSDSPKLTDKSAPEIISAETSAPLKADPHKALELTALKKPLPQPASITTEKFPSKQVTTSATAERPISRQVPAQSRPLSAPLVTGPRPAAPVVSMVQATQLLPNSFSAAGRLGPDPSPVTHSYAPQSYRNTIMGGPVSGSPVGFTQPHSPSSAVDSPNSYSQAPSPTSGLMLPPQIEHISAGPSFSCGMVNQDASWNGQKWECSASYSRSVSEHPFMLNNIQEFDMLKIVNSRAHDQLSPDLPASTSGCQSQSVLADEFPHLDIINDLLDDEPGIGRASRPNSGWQSFSNGSHHLNRQFSYPGDISMATDRGLSTSSCRFERTRSYHEEFQHSYSGGLNDSVRNMIPQPNPRFVNGQIDQLVHDQWQLMGSDPSFLGMTNAHTDTSYLYHTPDYSNMACGVNGYRVFRPSNGL; encoded by the exons ATGGAGCTTTCCAAAGTTGTGGATGGATATATTGATGCTGATACCCTCATAATCAAAGCTCAAATTCAGGTTATCAG GGAGAGAGTAGAGCGTCCCTTCCATTGCCTTGATTGTCAATATCGGAGAGAGCTGGTTAGGGTGTATTTAATGAACGTTGAGCAAATTTGCCGCCGTTTTGTGGAAGAGCGCCGAGcaaagcttggaaaattattAGGGGATAAAGCTAGGTGGTCGAG TTTCAGTGTTTTTTGGCTAGGAATAGACCAAAATTCTAGACGCCACATGTCCAGGGAGAAATCAGATCGGATTTTGAAAATGGTGGTCAAGAACTTCTTCATAGAAAAAGAGGTTACATCTACTCTTGTGATGGACTCGTTGTACACTGGGCTTAAAGCTCTGGTAGGCCAGACTAAGGGACAGACAGGTAAAGGGAAATATTTAGATGCAGAGGAACAAACGGTTCCTATTGTTTCCATGGAGAAAGACATGTTTGTCTTGGTGGATGATGTCTTGCTTTTGCTTGAGAGGGCTGTTTTGGAGCCATTGCCTCCAAAGGATGAGAAAGGTCCTCAGAACCGTACAAAG GATGGCACTTCTGGAGAGGACACAAACAGAGATTCCATTCAGCGTGATGAGAGGCACTTAACTGAACTAGGTCGGCGAACTATTGAAATATTTGTCCTCGCACATGTTTTCAG TAAAATAGAGGTTGCATATCAGGAAGCTGTTGCATTAAAGAGGCAAGAGGAACTCATCCGTGAAGAGGAGGCTGCTTGGTTGTCTGAAACTGAGCAGAAAGCTAAACGAGCATCTGAGAAGGAAAAGAAGTCAAAGAAAAAGCAG TCTAAACAGAAACGGAATATCCAGAAAGCAAAGGATAAGGAGAGGGACGAAAAACCTGATGTTATGGAGCAAGATAAAACTGAAATAGATGGTCCCATTGGTGAAGGAAATGAGTACATGACCGAGGTGCCAGAACAAGTACTTGGAAAACCAGATGTACTGGAAGAGATTTCTGATAATTCTGATTCTATAGACTCTGTAATTCATCCTGATTTGGATGACAGAGATGCCAGTCCTCTCAACTGGGATACTGACACCTCAGAAGTGCATTCATCCGTGGAAGCTGGTTGCAGCGGATTAATTAGCCTTCCAGCTTCGCAGAAAGGGCTAGCAGGAAGGAGAAGTCCTTCCAAAATGGATGATAGTTCATCAACGTGTTCCACCGACTCAAGTGCCTCAGTAGTTTTGAATGGAACCCACGGAGGGACTTCTTTGAGGCAGAAAAACCAGAAATTACCTAACAG AGGGAGGAATGAAGGAAGCAGGTCAACTTGTAACGCAGATGATTGGGCTAGTGAAACACTTGGTCAGACATTGGATGTTGTTTCATATGAAGGAAAGCTAAGTGATACATCTGTATGCTGTGGGGTAACAGGATCTGAGTGTCAGGCTACTGCACTTTCTTCATGCCAGCAGCAAGCAACTAACAAG AAAGTAGCAGTTTTGCAGGAGCGAAAGCTAATTGATGATAGAGAGAGATCTTCCATGTTGAAGCCAAGTGTCAGGTCTCCTCCTAGAAGCCCTCCAAAAAGTACATTGTCTGCTGTTCAGTCAAAGGCAAATTTGAGAAATTCATTTTCAGATAGTCCTAAGCTGACTGATAAATCAGCTCCGGAGATTATCTCAGCTGAAACTTCTGCGCCGTTGAAAGCTGATCCTCATAAAGCCTTAGAGCTAACAGCCTTGAAGAAGCCCTTGCCACAGCCTGCTTCAATTACAACTGAGAAATTCCCATCTAAACAAGTTACTACTTCTGCGACAGCTGAAAGGCCCATCTCTAGACAAGTGCCTGCCCAATCGAGGCCATTGAGTGCTCCTTTAGTTACTGGACCTAGGCCTGCTGCCCCTGTTGTTTCCATGGTTCAGGCAACACAATTACTGCCTAATTCATTTAGTGCAGCTGGTCGATTGGGTCCCGATCCATCACCAGTAACACACAGTTATGCTCCTCAGTCCTATAGAAACACAATTATGGGCGGTCCTGTTTCTGGAAGTCCGGTCGGTTTTACTCAGCCTCATTCTCCAAGTTCAGCCGTTGACTCACCAAATTCATACTCTCAAGCACCTTCACCGACTTCTGGCCTAATGTTGCCGCCACAAATAGAACATATTTCTGCTGGACCTAGCTTTTCTTGCGGAATGGTGAATCAGGATGCCTCGTGGAATGGACAGAAATGGGAGTGTTCTGCAAGTTATAGTAGGTCAGTATCAGAACATCCTTTTATGTTAAACAACATCCAGGAATTTGATATGTTAAAGATTGTAAACAGCAGGGCCCATGATCAACTTTCGCCTGATCTTCCAGCCAGCACTTCTGGCTGTCAGTCCCAGAGTGTATTGGCAGATGAATTTCCACATCTTGATATAATCAATGACTTGCTGGACGATGAGCCTGGAATTGGAAGGGCTTCCAGACCAAACTCAGGCTGGCAAAGTTTTAGCAATGGGTCACACCATCTAAATCGGCAGTTCAGTTATCCGGGTGATATTAGCATGGCAACTGATCGAGGTCTCTCAACAAGTTCTTGTAGGTTTGAGCGAACAAGAAGTTATCATGAGGAGTTCCAGCATAGCTATTCTGGAGGCCTTAATGATAGTGTTAGGAATATGATTCCGCAGCCTAATCCACGGTTTGTAAATGGGCAGATTGATCAGTTAGTTCATGACCAGTGGCAATTAATGGGTTCCGATCCATCTTTTCTTGGAATGACAAATGCTCATACTGATACTAGTTACCTGTATCACACCCCTGATTATTCAAACATGGCGTGTGGTGTAAATGGGTATAGAGTATTTAGGCCTTCAAACGGGCTCTGA
- the LOC132642726 gene encoding TNF receptor-associated factor homolog 1b-like isoform X6 has protein sequence MNVEQICRRFVEERRAKLGKLLGDKARWSSFSVFWLGIDQNSRRHMSREKSDRILKMVVKNFFIEKEVTSTLVMDSLYTGLKALVGQTKGQTGKGKYLDAEEQTVPIVSMEKDMFVLVDDVLLLLERAVLEPLPPKDEKGPQNRTKDGTSGEDTNRDSIQRDERHLTELGRRTIEIFVLAHVFSKIEVAYQEAVALKRQEELIREEEAAWLSETEQKAKRASEKEKKSKKKQSKQKRNIQKAKDKERDEKPDVMEQDKTEIDGPIGEGNEYMTEVPEQVLGKPDVLEEISDNSDSIDSVIHPDLDDRDASPLNWDTDTSEVHSSVEAGCSGLISLPASQKGLAGRRSPSKMDDSSSTCSTDSSASVVLNGTHGGTSLRQKNQKLPNRGRNEGSRSTCNADDWASETLGQTLDVVSYEGKLSDTSVCCGVTGSECQATALSSCQQQATNKKVAVLQERKLIDDRERSSMLKPSVRSPPRSPPKSTLSAVQSKANLRNSFSDSPKLTDKSAPEIISAETSAPLKADPHKALELTALKKPLPQPASITTEKFPSKQVTTSATAERPISRQVPAQSRPLSAPLVTGPRPAAPVVSMVQATQLLPNSFSAAGRLGPDPSPVTHSYAPQSYRNTIMGGPVSGSPVGFTQPHSPSSAVDSPNSYSQAPSPTSGLMLPPQIEHISAGPSFSCGMVNQDASWNGQKWECSASYSRSVSEHPFMLNNIQEFDMLKIVNSRAHDQLSPDLPASTSGCQSQSVLADEFPHLDIINDLLDDEPGIGRASRPNSGWQSFSNGSHHLNRQFSYPGDISMATDRGLSTSSCRFERTRSYHEEFQHSYSGGLNDSVRNMIPQPNPRFVNGQIDQLVHDQWQLMGSDPSFLGMTNAHTDTSYLYHTPDYSNMACGVNGYRVFRPSNGL, from the exons ATGAACGTTGAGCAAATTTGCCGCCGTTTTGTGGAAGAGCGCCGAGcaaagcttggaaaattattAGGGGATAAAGCTAGGTGGTCGAG TTTCAGTGTTTTTTGGCTAGGAATAGACCAAAATTCTAGACGCCACATGTCCAGGGAGAAATCAGATCGGATTTTGAAAATGGTGGTCAAGAACTTCTTCATAGAAAAAGAGGTTACATCTACTCTTGTGATGGACTCGTTGTACACTGGGCTTAAAGCTCTGGTAGGCCAGACTAAGGGACAGACAGGTAAAGGGAAATATTTAGATGCAGAGGAACAAACGGTTCCTATTGTTTCCATGGAGAAAGACATGTTTGTCTTGGTGGATGATGTCTTGCTTTTGCTTGAGAGGGCTGTTTTGGAGCCATTGCCTCCAAAGGATGAGAAAGGTCCTCAGAACCGTACAAAG GATGGCACTTCTGGAGAGGACACAAACAGAGATTCCATTCAGCGTGATGAGAGGCACTTAACTGAACTAGGTCGGCGAACTATTGAAATATTTGTCCTCGCACATGTTTTCAG TAAAATAGAGGTTGCATATCAGGAAGCTGTTGCATTAAAGAGGCAAGAGGAACTCATCCGTGAAGAGGAGGCTGCTTGGTTGTCTGAAACTGAGCAGAAAGCTAAACGAGCATCTGAGAAGGAAAAGAAGTCAAAGAAAAAGCAG TCTAAACAGAAACGGAATATCCAGAAAGCAAAGGATAAGGAGAGGGACGAAAAACCTGATGTTATGGAGCAAGATAAAACTGAAATAGATGGTCCCATTGGTGAAGGAAATGAGTACATGACCGAGGTGCCAGAACAAGTACTTGGAAAACCAGATGTACTGGAAGAGATTTCTGATAATTCTGATTCTATAGACTCTGTAATTCATCCTGATTTGGATGACAGAGATGCCAGTCCTCTCAACTGGGATACTGACACCTCAGAAGTGCATTCATCCGTGGAAGCTGGTTGCAGCGGATTAATTAGCCTTCCAGCTTCGCAGAAAGGGCTAGCAGGAAGGAGAAGTCCTTCCAAAATGGATGATAGTTCATCAACGTGTTCCACCGACTCAAGTGCCTCAGTAGTTTTGAATGGAACCCACGGAGGGACTTCTTTGAGGCAGAAAAACCAGAAATTACCTAACAG AGGGAGGAATGAAGGAAGCAGGTCAACTTGTAACGCAGATGATTGGGCTAGTGAAACACTTGGTCAGACATTGGATGTTGTTTCATATGAAGGAAAGCTAAGTGATACATCTGTATGCTGTGGGGTAACAGGATCTGAGTGTCAGGCTACTGCACTTTCTTCATGCCAGCAGCAAGCAACTAACAAG AAAGTAGCAGTTTTGCAGGAGCGAAAGCTAATTGATGATAGAGAGAGATCTTCCATGTTGAAGCCAAGTGTCAGGTCTCCTCCTAGAAGCCCTCCAAAAAGTACATTGTCTGCTGTTCAGTCAAAGGCAAATTTGAGAAATTCATTTTCAGATAGTCCTAAGCTGACTGATAAATCAGCTCCGGAGATTATCTCAGCTGAAACTTCTGCGCCGTTGAAAGCTGATCCTCATAAAGCCTTAGAGCTAACAGCCTTGAAGAAGCCCTTGCCACAGCCTGCTTCAATTACAACTGAGAAATTCCCATCTAAACAAGTTACTACTTCTGCGACAGCTGAAAGGCCCATCTCTAGACAAGTGCCTGCCCAATCGAGGCCATTGAGTGCTCCTTTAGTTACTGGACCTAGGCCTGCTGCCCCTGTTGTTTCCATGGTTCAGGCAACACAATTACTGCCTAATTCATTTAGTGCAGCTGGTCGATTGGGTCCCGATCCATCACCAGTAACACACAGTTATGCTCCTCAGTCCTATAGAAACACAATTATGGGCGGTCCTGTTTCTGGAAGTCCGGTCGGTTTTACTCAGCCTCATTCTCCAAGTTCAGCCGTTGACTCACCAAATTCATACTCTCAAGCACCTTCACCGACTTCTGGCCTAATGTTGCCGCCACAAATAGAACATATTTCTGCTGGACCTAGCTTTTCTTGCGGAATGGTGAATCAGGATGCCTCGTGGAATGGACAGAAATGGGAGTGTTCTGCAAGTTATAGTAGGTCAGTATCAGAACATCCTTTTATGTTAAACAACATCCAGGAATTTGATATGTTAAAGATTGTAAACAGCAGGGCCCATGATCAACTTTCGCCTGATCTTCCAGCCAGCACTTCTGGCTGTCAGTCCCAGAGTGTATTGGCAGATGAATTTCCACATCTTGATATAATCAATGACTTGCTGGACGATGAGCCTGGAATTGGAAGGGCTTCCAGACCAAACTCAGGCTGGCAAAGTTTTAGCAATGGGTCACACCATCTAAATCGGCAGTTCAGTTATCCGGGTGATATTAGCATGGCAACTGATCGAGGTCTCTCAACAAGTTCTTGTAGGTTTGAGCGAACAAGAAGTTATCATGAGGAGTTCCAGCATAGCTATTCTGGAGGCCTTAATGATAGTGTTAGGAATATGATTCCGCAGCCTAATCCACGGTTTGTAAATGGGCAGATTGATCAGTTAGTTCATGACCAGTGGCAATTAATGGGTTCCGATCCATCTTTTCTTGGAATGACAAATGCTCATACTGATACTAGTTACCTGTATCACACCCCTGATTATTCAAACATGGCGTGTGGTGTAAATGGGTATAGAGTATTTAGGCCTTCAAACGGGCTCTGA
- the LOC132642726 gene encoding TNF receptor-associated factor homolog 1a-like isoform X8: MASSASEEAGNGQQGCQSSEALAEWRYCEQVENGTPSTSPPYWDSGDDDDGVPKPSELYGKYTWKIDKFSQINKRELRSNAFEIGGYKWYILIYPQGCDVCNHLSLFLCVANHDKLLPGWSYFAQFTIAVVNKDPKKSKYSDTLHRFWKKEHDWGWKKFMELSKVVDGYIDADTLIIKAQIQVIRERVERPFHCLDCQYRRELVRVYLMNVEQICRRFVEERRAKLGKLLGDKARWSSFSVFWLGIDQNSRRHMSREKSDRILKMVVKNFFIEKEVTSTLVMDSLYTGLKALVGQTKGQTGKGKYLDAEEQTVPIVSMEKDMFVLVDDVLLLLERAVLEPLPPKDEKGPQNRTKDGTSGEDTNRDSIQRDERHLTELGRRTIEIFVLAHVFSKIEVAYQEAVALKRQEELIREEEAAWLSETEQKAKRASEKEKKSKKKQDKNC, translated from the exons ATGGCTTCAAGCGCAAGTGAGGAGGCAGGAAATGGGCAGCAGGGGTGCCAATCTAGTGAAGCATTGGCGGAATGGAGGTACTGTGAGCAGGTGGAAAATGGAACTCCATCAACATCACCTCCATATTGGGACAGTGGTGATGACGATGATGGTG TGCCTAAACCGTCTGAGCTATATGGAAAATATACCTGGAAGATTGATAAGTTTTCACAAATTAACAAGAGAGAACTTCGAAGTAATGCTTTTGAGATTGGCGGCTACAAATG GTACATTTTGATTTATCCTCAGGGATGTGATGTCTGCAATCATCTCTCTTTGTTTCTTTGTGTGGCTAATCATGACAAGCTTCTTCCAG GCTGGAGTTATTTTGCTCAATTTACTATAGCTGTGGTTAACAAAGATCCAAAGAAGTCCAAGTATTCAG ATACATTGCATCGCTTCTGGAAGAAAGAACATGATTGGGGGTGGAAAAAATTTATGGAGCTTTCCAAAGTTGTGGATGGATATATTGATGCTGATACCCTCATAATCAAAGCTCAAATTCAGGTTATCAG GGAGAGAGTAGAGCGTCCCTTCCATTGCCTTGATTGTCAATATCGGAGAGAGCTGGTTAGGGTGTATTTAATGAACGTTGAGCAAATTTGCCGCCGTTTTGTGGAAGAGCGCCGAGcaaagcttggaaaattattAGGGGATAAAGCTAGGTGGTCGAG TTTCAGTGTTTTTTGGCTAGGAATAGACCAAAATTCTAGACGCCACATGTCCAGGGAGAAATCAGATCGGATTTTGAAAATGGTGGTCAAGAACTTCTTCATAGAAAAAGAGGTTACATCTACTCTTGTGATGGACTCGTTGTACACTGGGCTTAAAGCTCTGGTAGGCCAGACTAAGGGACAGACAGGTAAAGGGAAATATTTAGATGCAGAGGAACAAACGGTTCCTATTGTTTCCATGGAGAAAGACATGTTTGTCTTGGTGGATGATGTCTTGCTTTTGCTTGAGAGGGCTGTTTTGGAGCCATTGCCTCCAAAGGATGAGAAAGGTCCTCAGAACCGTACAAAG GATGGCACTTCTGGAGAGGACACAAACAGAGATTCCATTCAGCGTGATGAGAGGCACTTAACTGAACTAGGTCGGCGAACTATTGAAATATTTGTCCTCGCACATGTTTTCAG TAAAATAGAGGTTGCATATCAGGAAGCTGTTGCATTAAAGAGGCAAGAGGAACTCATCCGTGAAGAGGAGGCTGCTTGGTTGTCTGAAACTGAGCAGAAAGCTAAACGAGCATCTGAGAAGGAAAAGAAGTCAAAGAAAAAGCAG GACAAGAATTGTTAA